The following nucleotide sequence is from Candidatus Obscuribacterales bacterium.
TCGTAGGTAGTCATGAAGAGGGTACGTCTAACAGAACCGAGAAGGGCGACTAAAGGGATGCATCGGGGATCACCGCATCGACCTCAATTTCAACTTGCATATCTGGTGTTGCCAGCCGACTCACTTCTACGAGCGTATTCGCTGGGCGAATGTCAGCAAACACATCGCCATGGGCCCGAGCCACGGCCTGCCAGTCGTCCATATTAGTGATGTAGATTCGGGTGCGTACCACATGGCTGAGGGAAGCACCGACAGCTTCAAGCGCGTTAGCAATCCGCTGCAAGATATGGCAGGTTTGCTCATAGGGATCCGTACTAGAAATTTCACCCTTCTCATTGGTGGCCGTTGTACCAGCTACATAGACAAATGGGCCAACGCGCACTGCTCGGGAATAGCCTGCCAAGGTCTCCCAGGGAGTACCGGTTGAAACGTGCTGACGTTCCATAGTAAAAAACGGTAAAGAACAATGAATCCCCGGCCCCTACAGAAGAAGGGATCGGGGATTAGATTAGCTTACAACTGAGTTAACGAGGTCAACTCTTAGAAGCTGAAGGTAGTGCGGATAGCACCAATCAAGGAAGAATCCAAAGCATCGTTGTTACCTGGATCGTCGAGGTAGATCACCGATGGGGTGACCGAGATGCGATCGTTCACTTGCAGGCGGTAGAATACTTCAGCCAAGAAGGAGGTGTTGACGCTACGAGCAGGTGCGCCACCAACGAGTCCGAAGTTGTCGCGGCTGTAAGGAACGATACCGGCTAGAACACCAAGCATGTTGCCGCTACCACCGAGGTCATTAAAGGCCAAGGTTCCTTGGTAGCTCCAAACTTCAGCGTCATCATCAGAGCCGATAGCATCGACATCGGAGTAGGCAACGCCACCACCGATTTCAATGGTGTCGTTCAAACGGAAGTTACCTTGGAAACCAAAGTTGTTAGCGTTGTAATCAGGTACACCCAAACCGGCGGTGTTGTAGGTGCGGATGTAGGTCAGAGCTGCATCAAAGGAGCCGCTCAAGAAGGTCAACTGACCGATGGCGCTGTAAGGACCATTGAACAAGCCAGAACCTTCCAAGGGGCTAGCAGCTTCGCCTGCTGTGTAACCTAGGTCGAGGCTCAAGTTATCGGTGAGCTGAACGATGACACCGGCACCAGCGTCACCCACGGCTGCAATATTGTACTGCTGTGGGAAACCAAAGTTAGACAGCGAACCACTGGTGGAGCTATCCAAGGGGCTGATGGTGCTGGCAACGAAATCATCTACAGCCAAGCTGTTAGCACCGATGCGAACATCAATGCTGTTGGTTAGAGGGAAGTCGTAGAACAGGTTGTCTAGGACAACATCACCACCATTGCTGCCGCCGTAGGAGAAGCCAATGGGGTCAGCAGCAAAGTCTTGCACATCGCGAGCGCGGAGGCGAATGCGCAGACGGTCATCACCGGTGAAGCTAGAGTCGAAGTTCATCTCCGTCCGGTAGCCGAAGGTGACTTGGTCGTCGAAGACTTCGTCACTGTCCAAAACAGCGGCGGTGCTGAAGATAGCATTACCGTTCAGTTTGGTGGTGGTGGAGAACTGGTTAGCTTCTAGTTGAGCGGTGCGAGCTTCTAGAGCATCAACACGGCCGCGTAGGGTAGCTAGTTCAGCTTCAAACTGTTGTAGAAGTTGCTCAAGAGTGGTTAGGTCGCCACCGGTAACGGTGCGAGCAAATCCTTCCAAACAAGCGTTCAAACCAGCTGCAAACTCATAACGAGTCATGGCTTGGTTGCCGCGGAAGGTACCGTCGGGATAACCAGCAATACAACCGTAGCGGTCGATCAAAGAGCTGAGTGCTTGGTATGCCCAGTCGGTGGGTTGCACATCAGAGAGTTGAGTAATCGAGGTCACCTGACCCATGCTGTCAACGCTACCTTCGTTGGCGTAGTCAGCAATTTGCTCAAGGCTAGAAACGCTGGTGACGTCGGTATTGATTTCTTCTGATGCAATCGCGGAAGACGATGCAAAGATAGCTGTGCCCAAGATAGCTGGAGTTACCAGCAGGGACTTCCAAAGAATTTTCGGAGACATATGTTTTTCCTCACACCTGCAAGTAGATTTCGAACCTACACAAGTAGTTATAGCACTAGTGGCTCAAAAATGTTGAGAGTTGACGAAAAAAAATGGTAGTTCTGCCTAGGGAAGGCAGGAGCAACGTCAACGCCCGAAACGGGATAACCGTGAGATTTGAAACCAGGATGCTGCTTACAAGATATAGGACTTGGAGGAGATGGGGCAAGTTCCCCAGGATTAAAGGATGTGCCCCTAGAGGCGAGTCGCAGCGTGCCTAGGTTTGGTGCCCTAACTGCACGGCTACTGGGAACGGTGAGCAGCATCGATCCTGGAATCCTCTGCCTAGAGAATGAAGTGTTACAGCAGGTGACCAACTCTACCTAATCTCAGGTGATTGGGTGGAGAATCATTGAATGACAATGTCTACGGGTGACGTACGTTGACATGGTTCATGACGCCTCATGACTTTCTTGGCGTTGTGATACAGAGTTGAATGCTAACGAGCAGCTAATTACTTCTTGAGAATTCACGAAAAACGCTATGAAACCTTTTTACAGCCATGGGTTGAGATTGAGTGTGACGGTGGCGATCGCCACTGTGTTAGGAATCGGTTTAGGGCAGGTTGGACAGGCGGCCACGCCGGTTGAGGCTGCCGCACCAGCAGTGGAAGAGACTGAGGCGAGTGGGCCAATCGCCCCGTCATGGTTGGAGTCTGAGCAGATTGCTCAGTTGCTCTACCCGCCTGTCAGCAACTCTCAAGGCTTGATGGTGGTTGGACAAGGTGTGGCTCGAAGACCAGCGGACTCGGTCAAAATTAGCATGAGCTTTTACCGCACTGACCCCTACTACGACTACTATGGCTGGGAAGAAGACGGTTCGGAACCTTATACCCCGCCAACGCCAGAACCGTTGACTGAAGCAGCTCTCCGCCCGGCCGTGAACGCTATTATTGCGACGGGTGTCCCGGCGACGGCTATTGAAATTGATCTCACCGGCAACATGGGTGGGTTCTATGGGACAGAGAATACGGCCTCGATTGTGGTCACGTTACGCGACCCTAGCCAAGCCCAAGTTCAGGACATCGTTACGGCTGCCAATGCAGCCATCACCGGGGAAGACATTTATAACCAGGGCGTGTTCGTCAATTACAGCATTGATAGCTGTGCATCCCTACTTGAGGAGGTGTATATCTCTGCCATCCAAGATGCCCAATCGCGAGCACAAACCATGGCTACAGCTTTAGAGGTGGAGATTGAGCCAGTTCCCTCGGTCGCAGAATCCCCCTTTAACCTGGTTTATCCACCCTGCGATCCTGAGCAACGTGCCCAAGCTACGTCTCTCTGGGGTAGTTACGGTTATGGAGCAGGAACGTATTACGATCCCAACATGCCGGCAGAGGTGCAACTGCAGCGCGATATTTTCGTGACCTTCCCGATTCGGGACTGATATGGCAACCTTGCTGTTTGACGTCCTTTGAAATGTTATTCCTCCTCCGGTTTGATCCACATCGGAGGAGGATAAATGCTGTGGGGGACTAGGGCGACAGCCGAGCTTTTTTCAAGCGATTGGCTTCATACCAGGCGGCGATCGCTGGCACCCAGACTTGGAAATGGGGCCAGATCTGTTCACAAAGCTTTTGGGCTTCTAGCTGAGCATCGGCTTTCCAGCGTAGATCCAGCAGGTGCATGAGCGATCGCACATTGGCCGACATCACCCAATGTTGACGAATATCAAAGGGAATGAGTCCCCGGGCATGTTCTTCTGCAAAGCCTTGGTGGATGCGTTCGGCGTAGCGATGGCAGGCTTGGAGACACCAGTCTAAATCTTGCTGCCGCTGATCTTCGGTGTAGTCGTACTTTTTGCCTTGGCGATCGCTATAGCTGCCTAAGGGCCGAAGGTAGAACACATCTTCCAGTTCCCGCTTTCCCTCTATCACATCGAGGATCCGTTGTCCAGTATATCGGAAGGACTGAACATCAAATGATACGCCCACGCGATGGGTACGAATTTGCTGCATGGTGCTGTGGGGAAACCAGCCGCAGTTGAGAACAATTTGAGGATGTTCGAGAGGTCCATAATGGCCGCGATTGCCCTGGAGCAGTTGTTTGACAATCACGTCGCCACATTTTTCTTCGCCGGGCCAGCGATCGCGTTCATCCCACACGAAGCCTTCTGCATAATCTTGGTGCATTGCCCCGTAGATCACCTGTTGGGGGTTGGGGGTTTGGGAAATTAGGGCAACGGTAAACCGATCCATAGTCAATCCGCCGTCAATCTTGGCTGAACAAAGTAACCATTATCCAAGATTTTGTCGAGATTTCGGGCACTCTAACAATATATCTAGATCCTTAACAGCGCTTCCCTGATCTGAGCATCCGGATTGGGGAAGCTTGTTATCGTCTTATTAGATTGACACCGCTTGGATGGGCTATGAATCACTACGATTTTCTAAGACTGGCAATGTTTAGCGGCAAGGGCGGGGTTGGTAAGACCACCCTCTCCTGCGGCTTTGCCCGACAGTGGGCCCAGCGGTTCCCCCAGGAATCGATCTTGTTGATCTCCACCGATCCAGCCCATTCCCTCGGCGATGTATTGCAAATCCCTGTGGATGATACACCGCGCCCCCTAGAGGATCTGCCGAATCTGCAGGTGCGGGCTCTGGATGCCGACCAACTGTTGCAGGCCTTCAAGGCGGACTATGGGACGGTGCTGGAGCTATTGGTGGAACGGGGTAGCTTTGTAGAAGGCACAGACCTGCAGCCAGTATGGGATCTAAGCTGGCCGGGCTTGGATGAGCTGATGGGGATTTTAGAAATTCAGCGGTTGCTGCAGTCAGAAGGCTTCGATCGCATTGTGGTAGACATGGCTCCCAGCGGTCATGCGTTGAATTTGCTGGAACTCATGGACTTTTTGGATAGCTTCCTAGGCGCGCTGGAGCTATTCCAGGAAAAGCATCAGGTGGTCACCCAAACCCTCACCGGCCGCTACACCGAGGATGATGCGGATACGTTTATTCAAGACATGAAGCGGGATTTGGCAGATGGGCGATCGCTCCTGCAAGATCCAACCCAGACGGCTTGTCTAGTAGTGGCCATTCCAGAACCCATGAGCTGGCTAGAGAGCGATCGCCTCATCCAGTCCCTCGGACGGCTCCAGATTCCCGTGGGCGGCATTTTTGTGAATCATCTCCAGCGCAGGGCTGGGGAACAGAGCTCAGGTACCGACTGGCAGCCCTGTTACTCCGAACAGCAGGAGATGCTAGACAAGTTTTTGGATCTCCTTGAACCCGGGCAAGTGTTTGCGGTGCCGGAGCAGGATAAGGAACCGGTGGGCGGTGCAGCGCTGGATCGGGTGATGGCGCAGGTGGTATCGGCAGAAACGGTGGCGATCGCTCCTAGGGGAAACACGCCAGTGGTGCAGTGGCCCGAGCCAGTGCCCCCCAGTTTTCCGGATTTCATCGGTGAACAGCGCAAGCTCATTTTGCTCGGCGGTAAGGGCGGCGTAGGCAAAACCACCGTGGCGGCAGCGATCGCTTGGGGGATGGCCAGCCAATATCCCGATCGCAACGTGCGGGTCATTTCCATTGATCCAGCCCATTCCCTCGGGGATGCTTTTGGGCAACAGTTGTCCCATACCCCGGCAGATGTAGCAGCTAACCTCAGCGCCCAGGAAGTGGATGCCACCCAGATTTTGGATGAATTCCGGGATGACTATCTGTGGGAACTGGCGGAGATGATGAGCGGCGATACAGGCGAGGATGAAAGCTTGCAAATTGCCTACGGCCCCCAAGCTTGGCGGCAAATTGTAGCCCAGGCGCTGCCAGGGATTGATGAAATGCTGTCCTTGATGACCGTGATGGAACTGCTGGAGCAGGGCAAGCAGGATTTGATTGTGTTGGATACGGCTCCCACCGGTCACCTGCTGCGATTTTTGGAAATGCCAACGGCGATGGGCGACTGGCTCTCCTGGATTTTCAAACTGTGGATTAAATATCAAAACGTGGTGGGACGGACGGAATTTATGGGCCGCCAGCGGACGCTGCGAAAGCGGGTGATGACGGCGCAGAAAAAGCTCACGGATCCAGCCCATACGGAATTTATTAGCGTAGTGCAGGCTCAGTCGGCCATTGTGGCGGAAACCCAGCGGCTGACGACGTCGATGGAATCTTTAGAGCTCTACCATCGCTTTATCGTGCATAATCGCTATCGTCCAGAACAGCCCCTCGTGGCAGATACCTTCCCCAACCAAACCGTCGTTTGCCTACCCATGCTGCCGAGGGCGATCGCCCCTCTTGAGCAAATTCAAGGGGCCGCTAGGCTATTATTCTGAAGCAAGGCTCCATTCTCCCGAAATCCTCCCGATTTAAGTTGGGTCTTGGATAAGGAGGCGATCGCTAGCGATCAGGGATGATGGCACCGATAGACCGTGGGCTAGCCTCAACGGTCTTTGTTTTGCCAGCGTGGTTGGGCGATCCCATAATCAAGGCCTCCACCTGGTTGCATACCCAAAGGAACCTGGAATGTCAGTCAAAAATACTGTCTTGATTGGACTGTTGGTGTTTGTGCCGATTTCTGTGGCTGCCCATCTCATGCACATGGGAGCACTGGTGGTATTTGCCACGGCTGCGCTAGCTATTTTGCCCTTGGCCGCTTGGATGGGCACAGCAACGGAGGAAATTGCGGTGGTATCGGGGCCAACCTTAGGTGGACTGCTCAATGCCACTTTTGGCAATGCAACGGAGCTGATTATTGCCCTGATTGCTCTGAATGCTGGTCTGATTGAAGTGGTCAAAGCCAGCATCACCGGGTCGATTCTCGGCAACCTGCTGCTGGTCATGGGGCTATCGATGTTTCTGGGAGGCTTGCGCTACAAGGAGCAGGAATTTCAACCGGTTTTAGCGCGATTGAACGCCTCGTCGATGAACTTGGCAGTGATTGCCATTTTGTTGCCCACCGCCGTCAATTTCACCTCCACGGGGATTGAGGAATCTCAAATGCAGCGCCTATCTGCCGCTGTGGCCGTGGTTTTAATTGGGGTATACTTGCTCACCCTGCTATTCTCCATGAAAACCCACAGCTATCTTTGTGAAGCCGGAGAAGTGGATCTGGAGCTGAACGAGGAGGGAGAAGACGCCACCGGGCATCGTCCCAATCTCTGGTTGTGGGTGGGGGTGTTGCTGGGAGCCACGCTGCTGGTGGCGCTCGAATCAGAACTACTGGTGGGGGCTTTAGAGGAAGCGACCGAGCAACTGGGGTTGACTCAGCTCTTTACCGGCGTGATTTTGCTCCCGATTATTGGCAATGCGGCAGAACACGCCACAGCAGTCACCGTGGCGATGAAAAACAAAATGGACTTATCGGTCTCGGTGGCGGTGGGATCAAGCTTACAAATTGCCCTATTTGTTGCGCCAGTGCTGGTGTTGGCAGGCTGGGTGATGGGACAACCCATGGATCTCAACTTCAATCCCTTTGAACTGGTTGCCGTGGCCGTAGCCGTACTGATCGCCAATTCCATTAGCTCCGATGGGCGATCCAACTGGTTGGAAGGCAGCTTATTGCTAGCCACCTACGCGGTGCTGAGTCTGGCATTCTTCTTCCATCCGATCGTTGAAGGCATTGGCTAATTCAACCAAAATGAACGCAGGCGGTTGCTTGGATTCAACAGTGGACTCCAACACCCGTACCATCAACCACCTGCTTGACGACCTCATCAACAGCTAAACGACTCGGTTTTGGCTTATGCAGTCGGCATACCAGTGATAGCTAGCCTTGGGAATGCGGGTCTGGCTGGCATAGTCCACATAAATGATGCCAAAGCGGCGATCGTAGCCCCAGGCCCATTCAAAATTATCCAGCAAACTCCAAACAAAATAGCCAGTGAGGGGATAGCCCTCCTGCACGGCGCGATGGGCGGCTCGTAGGTGTTCTCGTAGGTACAGAATGCGATCGCTGTCGATGACCTCACCCTGATCCGTCACCTGATCCTGAGCCGCACAGCCATTCTCGCTAATGAAAAGCTGCAGATCGGGGCGATCGAGGGTGTCGCTGATGTGGCGAATACTCCAATACAGGGCATCGGGGATCACCTGTAGCCAAGGCATATGCAGGCGTGGGTAACCGGGAGGAAAGTCTAGCACGTCATATCCTTGATCAGAATCCGCCGCTCGCACATAGACCCCGGAATAGATATTGATCCCCAGGGCATCAATGGGTTGATGGATGATTGCCAAATCGCCATCTTGGATATCGGGAGCTTGATCCCCAAGCTGCTCTAGCAAAGCCGGGCTATACTGACCGGTCAGGGCTGGCTGGATAATGCCGCCGTTGCTATGGAGCCGGGAAAACGCTTGCTGACAGGCAGCGATATGCTCCGGGGTTTCGCTAATCGGTACGGGCACGAAGAAGTTATCCACCAAGGCGATGGAGCAGGGTTGGGGAGAAGCGGCACGGATGGCCTGGCAGCCAAGACCATGGGCCAGCAGCGCATGGTGGGAGGTTTGCCAAACGCCCTTGGGCTGGGACACCACGGTGCCTGGGGCGTGGGGCGGCACTTGGTTCACGCCGTAGCCTAGATGGGTAAAGCAGGCAATTTCATTCAGGGTCATCCAGTGGGTGATGCGATCGCCCAACCGTTGCACCACGGCCGTCACATAGTCAGCAAAATCGTAGGCCATTTGGCGATCGCGCCACGATCCATAGGCATCCTCTAGCGCTTGTGGGCTATCCCAGTGAAACAGGGTGGCATGGGGGGTGATCCCGTGATCCCGCAGATAGTCTACGAGGCGGCGATAGAAATCGATCCCGGCTTCATTCACCGTTCCTCGACCTTCAGGGATAATGCGCGGCCAGGCGATACTAAAGCGATAGTGGCGGATGCCTAGATCCACCATGCGTTTTACATCATCTTGGTAGGAGTGGTAGTGATCACAGGCGATCGCTCCTGTATCGCCATTTAGCACCCGTCCCGGCGTTTCGCTGAACGTATCCCACACGCTAGGACGCCGTCCATCGGCAGCGATCGCCCCTTCAATTTGGTAGGCCGCCGTGGCTGCCCCCCACTGAAACCCAGATGGAAATTGATAGCTGACCATAGGACTGCTCCCGACTACTGCTGCCTGCGATCGCCCTTGGGGAGCGACATGCATCCCCGGCGGCATTACCGATCAAACCGTCGCATTAAATAGGCCACACCAAAATCCCCGTTGGGATGATTTTCCAGGAGTCCGGCCAATTCAAAAATTTTCTCCGCCAGCTCCGTGCCCAGCTTATCCCGCGTAGCCTGGCGCTCCCGTTCGGCATAGTTTTGTTCTTTCACCCGCGCCTGCCACTCACTAGAGAAGAGCCGTTCAATCGACGTGTGTAGCCCCAGTTCTTGCAGCACCTCCCATTCGCCATGGTCGCACCAGATGCCACCACAGTTGGGACAGCGCTCCACGTAAAAAGGCTGCTTTAAGTTCACCTTGGCCCGGGCCAGGTAATGACGACAGTCAGGACAGAGGGCCGCCCGAGCATCCAAGGGCGACGTGGCATAATCTACATCCAGCGTGGGTTTCGGTAGCGTAGACTCCACGGCGGGCTGCTGCTGTTTCCACTCAATATATTGCTCTGGAGGAATCCAGGTGCCTTTACAATCTGGGCAGCACTGCACCTGCATGGCGTCCGCCAGTAAACTGCTGGTGAGTTCAACGTTCTTATCTTTTGGACACTGCACAACCTTTCTCCTTCCTGGTCTAGTCCACGGGCAATTCTTGCCGATCCCCTTTCCGATTAAAGCACCAAGCTTTGACTCTGACTATGCGTCGGAACCATCTGCGGCAGCGGGATCAGATCTGAGGGACAGGACACGATCGCAATAGGTTTGTAGCAACTGCAGGCGATCGCGCATCTGAGCCTGGCGCTGCATCCGGGTTTGGGTCTGGCGCGAGGATTGCAAAAACATCACATCGATACCCAGCAACCGTATCTGCTTATTCAGCTCCACCCCATAGGCCTGCACCTCCCCTGCGATCGCCTCGGGGATCGCGGCCTCTGTATCATCCAAAATGGCTTGCTGAAACCACTGCTGCGCCTGCAGGAAGGCGGACTGCACCTGAGCGACGTCGGGCTGAGAAGCGATCGCCAAACGCTCCACAACCTGCAACTGCTCTTTGAGGGTTTGATAGCGGGACTGGTAGGGTAGAGAGAGCATCGGAACCATCGACCTCACGTTCTGATCAAAACATAAAGAAATTTGTGTGGTTTATTTTGGGTGTGTCAGAATGTGATAAAGACCGAGGCTCACCATCTGGGTGTGTGATCGAAGGCTAGTTATCTATAGTCTGCGTACCCTCAAGCTATAACCAGCGAGGGGCGATCGCCCATTCTCTTGCATCTTTGGCGCGTCAATCTGACAATACAAGGATATGTAACAATCATTGGCAAGCTTGGCGAATGATTCGGGTTGGGGCAAGAGCCACCCGTAGATAGAGTTTATTAAGCTTTTCCCCAAGTCTCAATCACTTAGTGCTGACGGCTCTTATGCCGCATCTTTTGCCTTTTCTATGGTAACGAAAGGCAGGGGTGCGATATTTGTGTATTTCGATACACAAATACCAGTAGTATTGGCGAATACAGTACTGGTACTATGCTTGGATTCAGATGTCGTGCATGGTCAGAACTAGCGTAAGGGCATAGCCCTACCTTGTCATTGCTAAGTTTACACTGCCAAGCCACCTGAGTTTTACTCTCTTCAGTCCACCCTAGGCGCATTGGGCTTAACAGTATGAATGTGACCGCTCTCCCAACTCTTCCCGTTGATCTAACCTTGCCAACTTGGCTGCGTGAGTGCATCCTGTCTCACCAAGACTGTGATGACGAGCCCCAAGATGATGCTTCCAGCCCCAGCGATTCTCCGCCAGCACTCCAAGGCGATGCGCTGGTGTGTCAGGCCTTTGAATTTGCCTATTGTCTGCACCGCGATCAGCGGCGGGCGTCGGGAGAGCCCTACATTGCCCATCCTGTTGCAGTAGCAGAACTCCTGCGAGACTTGGGTGGTAGTGCCGATATGATTGCGGCGGGCTTCCTGCACGACATTGTAGAAGACACAGACGTGCCTTCGGAGGAAATTGAGGCGCGCTTTGGGGCAGAGGTGCGTCAGTTAGTCGATGGTGTAACCAAGCTTTCTAAATTTAACTTTTCTAGTAAAACTGAGCGTCAGGCTGAAAACTTCCGGCGGATGTTTTTGGCGATGGCCCAGGATATTCGGGTCATTGTCGTGAAGCTAGCCGATCGCTTACATAATATGCGAACGCTGGAGCATCTACCTGATGATAAACGCCGTCGCATTGCTCGGGAAACTCGGGAGATTTTTGCGCCCTTGGCCAACCGCTTAGGGATCGGGCGTTTTAAGTGGGAACTGGAAGATCTTGCGTTCAAGTATTTGGAGCCTGACAGCTACCGTGAAATCCAGCAACTGGTAGCAGATAAGCGAACAGATCGGGAAGATCGCCTGCAGCAGGTGGCCTCTCTCCTCCGCGATCGCCTCGATCAGCTAGGCATTCACTGTTTAGACGTCAGCGGCCGCCCCAAGCACCTGTACGGCATCTTCCAAAAAATGCAGCGCCAGGGTAAGGAATTTGAGCAAATCTACGATATCGCTGCGGTGCGCATCATCGTGCAAAACAATGATGAATGTTACCGCGCTCTGGCCGTGGTGCATGACGCCTTTCGCCCCATTCCCGGACGCTTTAAAGACTATATTGGTCTACCTAAGCCCAACCGCTACCAATCGCTGCATACGGTGGTCATTGGCAGTTCTGGACGGCCCATCGAGGTGCAAATTCGTACCATGGCGATGCACCAAGTGGCGGAATATGGGATTGCTGCCCATTGGAAATATAAAGAGACAGGGCATTCTAATGCGCGGTTAACCACCGATGATGAAAAGTTCACCTGGCTGCGGCAGTTGCTTGACTGGCAGAACGACCTGAAAGATGCCCAGGAATATCTCGACAGCGTTCGCGACAATTTGTTCGACGATGATGTCTATGTGTTCACACCCAATGGAGACGTGGTAGCGCTGAATCGTGGGGCAACCCCCATTGACTTTGCCTATCGCATCCATACGGAGGTGGGCAACCACTGTGCGGGAGCCCGGGTAAATGGGCGCATCGTCACCCTCGATACCCACTTGCACAATGGCGACATTGTGGAGGTGATGACCCAGAAGAATTCTCATCCCAGCCTAGATTGGCTCAACTTTGTGGTGACACCGGGGGCGCGCAATCGCATTCGCCAATGGTACAAGCGATCGCACCGGGATGAGAACATTGCCCGTGGCCGCGACATGCTGGAAAAAGAGTTGGGCAAACCTG
It contains:
- a CDS encoding RidA family protein, producing the protein MERQHVSTGTPWETLAGYSRAVRVGPFVYVAGTTATNEKGEISSTDPYEQTCHILQRIANALEAVGASLSHVVRTRIYITNMDDWQAVARAHGDVFADIRPANTLVEVSRLATPDMQVEIEVDAVIPDASL
- a CDS encoding iron uptake porin, producing the protein MSPKILWKSLLVTPAILGTAIFASSSAIASEEINTDVTSVSSLEQIADYANEGSVDSMGQVTSITQLSDVQPTDWAYQALSSLIDRYGCIAGYPDGTFRGNQAMTRYEFAAGLNACLEGFARTVTGGDLTTLEQLLQQFEAELATLRGRVDALEARTAQLEANQFSTTTKLNGNAIFSTAAVLDSDEVFDDQVTFGYRTEMNFDSSFTGDDRLRIRLRARDVQDFAADPIGFSYGGSNGGDVVLDNLFYDFPLTNSIDVRIGANSLAVDDFVASTISPLDSSTSGSLSNFGFPQQYNIAAVGDAGAGVIVQLTDNLSLDLGYTAGEAASPLEGSGLFNGPYSAIGQLTFLSGSFDAALTYIRTYNTAGLGVPDYNANNFGFQGNFRLNDTIEIGGGVAYSDVDAIGSDDDAEVWSYQGTLAFNDLGGSGNMLGVLAGIVPYSRDNFGLVGGAPARSVNTSFLAEVFYRLQVNDRISVTPSVIYLDDPGNNDALDSSLIGAIRTTFSF
- a CDS encoding SIMPL domain-containing protein (The SIMPL domain is named for its presence in mouse protein SIMPL (signalling molecule that associates with mouse pelle-like kinase). Bacterial member BP26, from Brucella, was shown to assemble into a channel-like structure, while YggE from E. coli has been associated with resistance to oxidative stress.), with translation MKPFYSHGLRLSVTVAIATVLGIGLGQVGQAATPVEAAAPAVEETEASGPIAPSWLESEQIAQLLYPPVSNSQGLMVVGQGVARRPADSVKISMSFYRTDPYYDYYGWEEDGSEPYTPPTPEPLTEAALRPAVNAIIATGVPATAIEIDLTGNMGGFYGTENTASIVVTLRDPSQAQVQDIVTAANAAITGEDIYNQGVFVNYSIDSCASLLEEVYISAIQDAQSRAQTMATALEVEIEPVPSVAESPFNLVYPPCDPEQRAQATSLWGSYGYGAGTYYDPNMPAEVQLQRDIFVTFPIRD
- the thyX gene encoding FAD-dependent thymidylate synthase, whose protein sequence is MDRFTVALISQTPNPQQVIYGAMHQDYAEGFVWDERDRWPGEEKCGDVIVKQLLQGNRGHYGPLEHPQIVLNCGWFPHSTMQQIRTHRVGVSFDVQSFRYTGQRILDVIEGKRELEDVFYLRPLGSYSDRQGKKYDYTEDQRQQDLDWCLQACHRYAERIHQGFAEEHARGLIPFDIRQHWVMSANVRSLMHLLDLRWKADAQLEAQKLCEQIWPHFQVWVPAIAAWYEANRLKKARLSP
- a CDS encoding ArsA family ATPase, translating into MNHYDFLRLAMFSGKGGVGKTTLSCGFARQWAQRFPQESILLISTDPAHSLGDVLQIPVDDTPRPLEDLPNLQVRALDADQLLQAFKADYGTVLELLVERGSFVEGTDLQPVWDLSWPGLDELMGILEIQRLLQSEGFDRIVVDMAPSGHALNLLELMDFLDSFLGALELFQEKHQVVTQTLTGRYTEDDADTFIQDMKRDLADGRSLLQDPTQTACLVVAIPEPMSWLESDRLIQSLGRLQIPVGGIFVNHLQRRAGEQSSGTDWQPCYSEQQEMLDKFLDLLEPGQVFAVPEQDKEPVGGAALDRVMAQVVSAETVAIAPRGNTPVVQWPEPVPPSFPDFIGEQRKLILLGGKGGVGKTTVAAAIAWGMASQYPDRNVRVISIDPAHSLGDAFGQQLSHTPADVAANLSAQEVDATQILDEFRDDYLWELAEMMSGDTGEDESLQIAYGPQAWRQIVAQALPGIDEMLSLMTVMELLEQGKQDLIVLDTAPTGHLLRFLEMPTAMGDWLSWIFKLWIKYQNVVGRTEFMGRQRTLRKRVMTAQKKLTDPAHTEFISVVQAQSAIVAETQRLTTSMESLELYHRFIVHNRYRPEQPLVADTFPNQTVVCLPMLPRAIAPLEQIQGAARLLF
- the cax gene encoding calcium/proton exchanger; the encoded protein is MSVKNTVLIGLLVFVPISVAAHLMHMGALVVFATAALAILPLAAWMGTATEEIAVVSGPTLGGLLNATFGNATELIIALIALNAGLIEVVKASITGSILGNLLLVMGLSMFLGGLRYKEQEFQPVLARLNASSMNLAVIAILLPTAVNFTSTGIEESQMQRLSAAVAVVLIGVYLLTLLFSMKTHSYLCEAGEVDLELNEEGEDATGHRPNLWLWVGVLLGATLLVALESELLVGALEEATEQLGLTQLFTGVILLPIIGNAAEHATAVTVAMKNKMDLSVSVAVGSSLQIALFVAPVLVLAGWVMGQPMDLNFNPFELVAVAVAVLIANSISSDGRSNWLEGSLLLATYAVLSLAFFFHPIVEGIG
- a CDS encoding GH1 family beta-glucosidase encodes the protein MPPGMHVAPQGRSQAAVVGSSPMVSYQFPSGFQWGAATAAYQIEGAIAADGRRPSVWDTFSETPGRVLNGDTGAIACDHYHSYQDDVKRMVDLGIRHYRFSIAWPRIIPEGRGTVNEAGIDFYRRLVDYLRDHGITPHATLFHWDSPQALEDAYGSWRDRQMAYDFADYVTAVVQRLGDRITHWMTLNEIACFTHLGYGVNQVPPHAPGTVVSQPKGVWQTSHHALLAHGLGCQAIRAASPQPCSIALVDNFFVPVPISETPEHIAACQQAFSRLHSNGGIIQPALTGQYSPALLEQLGDQAPDIQDGDLAIIHQPIDALGINIYSGVYVRAADSDQGYDVLDFPPGYPRLHMPWLQVIPDALYWSIRHISDTLDRPDLQLFISENGCAAQDQVTDQGEVIDSDRILYLREHLRAAHRAVQEGYPLTGYFVWSLLDNFEWAWGYDRRFGIIYVDYASQTRIPKASYHWYADCISQNRVV
- a CDS encoding zf-TFIIB domain-containing protein, giving the protein MQCPKDKNVELTSSLLADAMQVQCCPDCKGTWIPPEQYIEWKQQQPAVESTLPKPTLDVDYATSPLDARAALCPDCRHYLARAKVNLKQPFYVERCPNCGGIWCDHGEWEVLQELGLHTSIERLFSSEWQARVKEQNYAERERQATRDKLGTELAEKIFELAGLLENHPNGDFGVAYLMRRFDR